In Thermorudis peleae, a genomic segment contains:
- a CDS encoding amidase has translation MADDLFYLSALELRQEYQRRSLSPVEVTRAVLERIDQVNPRLKAFITVTADLALKQAQRAEVAYATGHTTPPLLGIPISIKDVTPTKGIRTTRGSLLWKDWIPEEDAPVVERVLAAGAILLGKTNTPELGWKGDSTNRLIGSTQNPWKPGKTAGGSSGGAAAALAAGLGPLAQGTDGAGSVRIPASFCGVVGVKPSFGLVPYYPPSAVESLAHVGPMARTVADAALLLNVMAGPDPRDRNSLNATGIDYLASLEGSVAGLRALWVPRIGPLPVDPEVLRIVEDAVRLLADLGISVETAPQPLEDPYEVLEVIWSTAMAAAVHNRPPEDRALLDPGIVRLIDHAQRFSGVDLAVAYAERSAYADRLRRLTEPYDILLSPTTPVAAFEAGADHPGHIAGQPTTFLHWTPFTYPFNFTGQPAASVPCGFTADGLPVGLQIVGRWRDDLTVLRVARAFERAKPWHSYRPPLAA, from the coding sequence ATGGCTGATGATCTTTTCTATCTCTCAGCGCTTGAGCTGCGGCAAGAGTATCAGCGCCGGTCCCTCTCGCCGGTTGAAGTCACGCGGGCGGTGCTGGAACGGATTGATCAGGTCAATCCTCGCCTCAAGGCGTTCATTACCGTGACAGCTGACCTTGCTCTCAAGCAGGCACAACGCGCAGAAGTGGCGTATGCGACGGGCCATACGACACCACCATTACTTGGTATTCCTATCTCGATTAAGGATGTCACACCAACCAAGGGCATCCGAACGACCCGCGGTTCGCTCCTCTGGAAAGACTGGATTCCAGAGGAGGATGCACCAGTCGTTGAACGAGTGCTGGCTGCTGGAGCAATTCTCCTTGGGAAGACGAACACCCCAGAATTAGGCTGGAAGGGTGATTCAACGAACCGTCTCATTGGCTCAACGCAGAATCCATGGAAACCCGGTAAGACAGCGGGCGGTTCAAGCGGTGGCGCAGCGGCAGCGCTTGCTGCGGGATTAGGCCCATTGGCTCAAGGGACTGATGGGGCTGGCTCAGTACGTATTCCCGCGTCATTTTGCGGGGTCGTTGGCGTAAAGCCGTCATTTGGCCTTGTGCCCTACTACCCGCCAAGTGCTGTAGAATCCCTTGCTCATGTTGGACCAATGGCGCGGACGGTTGCAGATGCTGCGTTGTTGCTCAACGTCATGGCTGGTCCTGACCCACGTGATCGGAATTCGCTAAATGCAACGGGAATTGATTATCTTGCTTCGCTCGAGGGAAGCGTTGCTGGGTTGCGGGCATTATGGGTGCCGCGCATTGGACCGTTGCCGGTTGATCCAGAAGTCCTGCGCATTGTCGAAGATGCTGTCCGTCTCCTCGCCGATCTTGGCATCAGTGTCGAGACAGCGCCGCAGCCGCTAGAAGATCCTTACGAGGTCTTGGAGGTAATCTGGTCAACAGCAATGGCCGCTGCAGTGCACAATCGGCCTCCTGAGGATCGCGCGCTCCTTGATCCTGGTATCGTGCGCCTGATTGATCATGCGCAGCGCTTCTCTGGCGTTGACCTTGCTGTGGCATATGCAGAACGCTCTGCCTATGCTGATCGCCTTCGCCGCTTGACAGAGCCCTACGACATCCTACTTTCGCCAACGACGCCAGTCGCAGCCTTTGAAGCCGGCGCTGATCATCCAGGGCATATTGCTGGGCAGCCGACAACCTTCTTGCATTGGACACCATTCACTTATCCGTTTAATTTCACGGGGCAGCCTGCCGCCTCGGTACCCTGCGGGTTTACCGCTGATGGACTACCGGTCGGTCTACAGATTGTTGGCCGATGGCGTGATGATCTCACCGTGCTGCGTGTGGCGCGTGCGTTTGAGCGTGCCAAGCCATGGCACAGTTATCGTCCTCCACTTGCGGCATAG
- the tsaE gene encoding tRNA (adenosine(37)-N6)-threonylcarbamoyltransferase complex ATPase subunit type 1 TsaE: protein MERMPALDLISHSPDQTRRLGTHLARFAEPGDLYLLSGSLGSGKTTLVQGIARGLKVGDYVQSPTFILAMEHAGLLPDGRPVRLYHIDLYRLEKPSELLTFGIEDYLADPQGIVVIEWPEHASTDLFDDHLLIRLEFIAETKRRLMFYPNGQRYQRLVDQVRQEVAGGRRRSTTASD, encoded by the coding sequence ATGGAACGAATGCCTGCTCTCGACCTGATTAGCCATAGTCCTGATCAGACGCGCCGTCTGGGGACGCATCTGGCGCGTTTTGCTGAACCTGGTGATCTCTATCTGCTTAGTGGTTCACTGGGCAGTGGTAAGACGACGCTGGTGCAGGGCATTGCCCGTGGCCTGAAGGTTGGCGACTATGTGCAAAGTCCCACGTTTATCCTCGCGATGGAGCATGCTGGTTTATTACCTGATGGACGCCCAGTGCGGCTCTACCACATTGATCTCTATCGCTTGGAGAAGCCAAGCGAGTTACTCACATTCGGCATTGAGGATTATTTAGCCGATCCCCAAGGGATTGTGGTTATTGAGTGGCCTGAGCACGCCTCAACGGATCTCTTCGATGATCATCTACTTATTCGGCTAGAGTTCATCGCCGAGACAAAGCGGCGGTTGATGTTTTATCCCAACGGCCAGCGTTACCAGCGGCTGGTCGACCAGGTGCGACAGGAGGTAGCTGGTGGACGGCGGCGCTCAACCACTGCTAGCGATTGA
- the tsaB gene encoding tRNA (adenosine(37)-N6)-threonylcarbamoyltransferase complex dimerization subunit type 1 TsaB — MDGGAQPLLAIDTATEQAGIALYDGHWLSEITWQAGRNQTATLLAEIDHLLRINQRTVRQLGAVAVSIGPGGFNGLRVGLSVAKALCYSLHLPLIGIMTLDALAYPFTAYRRPIRAFVPAGRRRYVYTDYRRQGQAWVRASWLRTVRGEQLAEDLTELTVLVGTLEPSDAETLAKNPRVVLPPSSQRTLRPAWLAELAFQRWQRAEHDPLETLEPIYVHAGGSEPIPSVELPESY, encoded by the coding sequence GTGGACGGCGGCGCTCAACCACTGCTAGCGATTGACACTGCAACAGAACAAGCTGGAATCGCACTCTATGATGGGCACTGGCTCAGCGAAATCACGTGGCAAGCCGGGCGTAATCAGACGGCGACCTTGCTTGCGGAAATTGACCACCTGCTCCGTATTAACCAACGGACAGTGCGACAACTTGGTGCAGTGGCAGTATCAATTGGGCCGGGCGGCTTCAACGGTCTACGTGTTGGCTTAAGCGTGGCCAAAGCACTCTGCTACAGCCTTCATCTCCCCTTAATCGGTATCATGACTCTCGATGCGCTCGCGTACCCGTTTACTGCCTATCGACGTCCCATTCGCGCATTTGTCCCGGCTGGCCGGCGACGCTATGTCTACACTGACTATCGCCGTCAAGGGCAGGCCTGGGTCCGTGCAAGTTGGCTGCGGACAGTGCGTGGCGAGCAGCTTGCAGAAGACCTAACTGAGCTAACGGTCTTGGTTGGCACGCTCGAGCCCAGCGATGCTGAGACGCTTGCCAAGAATCCGCGGGTTGTCCTGCCGCCCTCGAGCCAGCGAACGCTGCGGCCCGCTTGGCTTGCTGAGCTTGCTTTTCAGCGCTGGCAACGGGCAGAGCATGATCCCTTGGAAACACTTGAGCCGATTTACGTCCATGCAGGCGGTAGCGAGCCGATTCCTTCAGTAGAATTACCAGAGAGCTACTAA
- the rimI gene encoding ribosomal protein S18-alanine N-acetyltransferase, producing the protein MKVPAQSPVPEEVPQERTYILAPMQSDDVPAVSELERRCFTNPWPQSAYYRELREPERNFYIVLRHVTGDVSFAEPEAEPRGPLALLPRLLRPSRPTTQPIVGFAGMWIIYGEAHVTTIAVAPEHRGLGLGEVLFLTLVSEAVRRNAEFVTLEVRVSNVTAQRLYEKYGLTRQGLRRHYYSDNGEDAYIMTSPSLRDPAYRATLLALREQLMSRLSTERIAVLEQVP; encoded by the coding sequence GTGAAAGTTCCCGCCCAGAGCCCTGTACCGGAAGAGGTACCGCAGGAACGCACCTACATCCTTGCTCCCATGCAAAGTGATGATGTCCCAGCCGTCTCAGAGTTGGAACGGCGGTGTTTTACCAATCCATGGCCGCAGTCAGCGTATTACCGCGAGCTGCGCGAGCCTGAACGGAACTTCTATATCGTCTTGCGTCACGTGACAGGGGATGTGTCATTCGCGGAACCGGAAGCAGAACCGCGAGGCCCACTCGCTCTTTTACCACGGCTCCTGCGGCCGTCGCGCCCAACGACTCAACCGATTGTCGGTTTCGCAGGGATGTGGATCATCTACGGTGAGGCGCATGTCACAACGATTGCGGTAGCGCCGGAACACCGGGGACTAGGGTTAGGGGAAGTGTTATTCCTGACCCTCGTTAGTGAGGCTGTACGCCGTAATGCTGAATTTGTGACGTTGGAAGTCCGTGTTTCCAACGTGACTGCTCAGCGACTGTACGAGAAGTATGGATTGACGCGACAAGGGCTTCGCCGTCACTACTACAGCGATAATGGTGAAGATGCCTATATTATGACGTCCCCCTCTCTTCGCGATCCTGCTTATCGTGCAACGTTGCTCGCCTTGCGTGAACAGTTGATGAGCCGGCTGTCCACTGAACGGATCGCTGTCCTGGAGCAAGTGCCATGA
- the tsaD gene encoding tRNA (adenosine(37)-N6)-threonylcarbamoyltransferase complex transferase subunit TsaD — protein sequence MNILGIETSCDETSVAIVRDGRWVLSNVIRSQVELHQRYGGVVPELASRRHITTIIPTLQLAFEQAELEPAAIDAVAVTYGPGLAGSLLVGVNVAKTLAYVWEKPLIPVNHLEGHIYANWLTLPGQPEVEPPVFPALCLIVSGGHTELVLMRNHGEYTLLGRTLDDAVGEAFDKGARVLGLGFPGGPAIQRAAAEGRPGRYPLPRAWLGDRYDFSFSGLKTALLRSVEQYRKPSAARPSRKPTAQQPFPEYQPPEYLPGLPVADLAAEYQEAIVDVLVEKTARAAQDYGVAMVLLAGGVAANALLRERLRAAVTVPVRYPPPILCTDNAAMIAGAGYFLYRRGITAGLDLDVQADLPLVTRTAVTAA from the coding sequence ATGAACATCCTCGGCATTGAAACGTCGTGTGACGAGACCTCGGTTGCCATCGTTCGTGATGGGCGATGGGTACTCTCGAACGTTATCCGTTCACAGGTCGAGTTGCACCAGCGCTATGGTGGCGTTGTGCCAGAATTGGCTTCTCGCCGTCATATTACGACGATTATTCCAACGCTCCAACTCGCCTTCGAACAGGCTGAGCTCGAGCCAGCGGCTATCGATGCCGTAGCGGTGACGTATGGACCGGGTCTCGCTGGCTCGCTGCTCGTAGGTGTCAACGTGGCGAAGACGCTTGCCTATGTCTGGGAAAAGCCGCTCATTCCGGTGAACCATCTTGAAGGACATATCTACGCCAACTGGCTCACGTTGCCCGGTCAGCCCGAAGTCGAACCTCCAGTGTTCCCTGCACTTTGCCTGATCGTTTCTGGCGGACATACTGAGCTTGTCCTGATGCGTAATCACGGAGAATACACCTTGCTTGGGCGCACCCTTGATGATGCAGTGGGCGAAGCTTTTGATAAGGGGGCTCGCGTACTTGGCTTGGGGTTCCCCGGCGGTCCGGCGATTCAGCGGGCTGCAGCCGAGGGGCGACCAGGGCGCTACCCGCTGCCACGCGCATGGCTTGGTGACCGCTACGACTTTAGCTTTAGCGGGCTGAAAACAGCCCTCCTGCGATCTGTCGAGCAGTACCGCAAGCCGAGCGCCGCGCGTCCGAGCCGCAAGCCGACGGCTCAGCAGCCGTTCCCAGAATATCAGCCACCGGAGTATCTGCCTGGCCTCCCAGTTGCGGACCTCGCAGCCGAATATCAGGAAGCGATTGTTGATGTCTTGGTGGAAAAAACGGCACGAGCCGCACAGGATTACGGTGTCGCGATGGTCCTGTTAGCCGGTGGGGTGGCGGCCAATGCCCTGCTTCGCGAACGGTTGCGGGCAGCAGTGACTGTGCCCGTCCGGTATCCGCCACCGATCCTCTGTACTGACAATGCTGCCATGATTGCTGGGGCCGGATACTTCCTCTACCGTCGAGGCATTACTGCTGGGCTTGATCTTGATGTGCAAGCTGATCTCCCGCTGGTGACACGCACCGCGGTTACAGCAGCCTAA
- a CDS encoding inositol monophosphatase family protein, producing MVVSPRSLAIELALEAGRLLRERLGHVQAIRYKGEINLVTDVDLASERLILHRIREEFPEHAILSEEQPTSAEVLRAPYTWVVDPLDGTTNFAHGYPMFAVSIAWLCEGEPYIGVVYQPMLDELFVAERGHGAYLNGQRLYVSTEHVLRRSLLATGFPYDAERRRQAVRDFVHFIDVARAIRRDGTAAIDLCYVAAGRFDGFWERELSPWDTAAGVLLVREAGGMVTNEAGEPYRLGDLVCVASNGQIHQEMLAVLAAAQHQQDPHDD from the coding sequence GTGGTTGTTTCACCGCGAAGTTTGGCGATTGAGCTTGCATTGGAAGCCGGCCGATTACTGCGTGAACGGCTCGGGCATGTGCAGGCGATCCGCTATAAGGGTGAGATTAACCTCGTCACCGATGTCGATCTCGCGAGTGAACGGCTCATTCTTCATCGTATCCGCGAAGAATTTCCTGAACATGCCATCTTAAGTGAGGAGCAGCCAACATCTGCTGAGGTGTTGCGCGCACCATATACATGGGTTGTTGATCCTCTCGACGGGACGACGAATTTTGCTCATGGATATCCGATGTTTGCTGTCTCGATTGCTTGGCTTTGCGAAGGTGAGCCATACATTGGCGTCGTCTATCAACCGATGCTCGATGAACTCTTTGTTGCCGAGCGAGGGCATGGTGCCTACTTGAACGGCCAACGACTCTATGTCTCAACTGAACATGTCCTTCGCCGGTCTCTTCTCGCAACCGGGTTCCCGTATGATGCTGAGCGCCGCCGGCAAGCAGTTCGTGATTTTGTTCATTTCATCGATGTAGCGCGAGCAATTCGCCGCGATGGGACAGCAGCCATTGACTTATGCTACGTCGCTGCTGGCCGCTTTGACGGGTTTTGGGAGCGCGAGCTATCTCCCTGGGATACAGCAGCTGGCGTGCTGCTTGTCCGCGAAGCCGGTGGGATGGTTACGAACGAAGCAGGAGAACCCTACCGTCTTGGTGACCTTGTGTGTGTTGCGTCGAACGGCCAGATTCACCAGGAAATGTTAGCAGTGCTCGCTGCTGCCCAACACCAGCAGGATCCGCACGATGACTGA
- a CDS encoding histone deacetylase, translated as MTDRTALILSDDFLRHETGDHPESPSRLIAIRQGLQQAGMLADRPVWEPQPASLELVTAIHRPEYVSMVERLALLGGGWLDADTVVCPVSYPVALLAAGAAVQAVDAVMAGQAPRVFAFVRPPGHHAEPGRGMGFCLFNNIAIAAWHALHAYRLQRVAILDWDVHHGNGTQAAFYDTDRVLFISLHQWPLYPGTGRASETGRGEGLGFTLNLPLLPGTGDARYLALFDETIEPRLLDYRPELLLVSAGYDAHWQDPLADMRVTEQGFAAMAARVRRWADTLCAGRLVLVLEGGYNLAALAASVVATLQALDEPNSIG; from the coding sequence ATGACTGACCGCACAGCGCTTATCCTCTCTGACGATTTTCTTCGACACGAAACCGGCGATCATCCTGAATCGCCTTCCCGCCTTATAGCAATCCGTCAGGGACTGCAACAGGCTGGCATGCTCGCAGACCGGCCGGTGTGGGAGCCACAACCTGCCTCGCTTGAGTTGGTGACAGCGATTCACCGGCCTGAGTATGTCTCCATGGTCGAGCGTCTCGCGCTCCTTGGCGGCGGCTGGCTTGATGCGGATACGGTCGTCTGTCCAGTTTCCTATCCAGTTGCGCTCTTAGCTGCTGGGGCTGCGGTTCAGGCAGTCGATGCAGTAATGGCTGGGCAAGCACCGCGTGTCTTTGCCTTCGTTCGCCCTCCTGGGCATCATGCCGAACCAGGACGTGGGATGGGGTTCTGCTTGTTTAACAACATCGCTATTGCAGCCTGGCATGCCCTGCATGCCTACAGGCTTCAACGCGTGGCGATTCTCGACTGGGATGTGCATCACGGTAATGGCACGCAAGCAGCCTTTTACGATACCGATCGTGTGCTGTTCATCTCGCTCCACCAATGGCCGCTTTACCCCGGTACTGGACGTGCCAGCGAGACGGGGCGTGGAGAGGGACTTGGATTCACGCTGAACCTGCCACTGCTGCCAGGAACAGGGGATGCCCGCTATCTCGCGCTCTTTGATGAAACGATTGAACCGCGGTTGCTTGACTATCGTCCCGAGTTGCTCCTTGTGTCTGCAGGGTATGATGCCCATTGGCAGGACCCGCTTGCTGATATGCGTGTGACGGAACAAGGATTTGCCGCCATGGCAGCTCGTGTCCGTCGTTGGGCGGATACACTGTGCGCTGGGAGGCTCGTGCTCGTGCTTGAAGGCGGGTACAATCTCGCTGCGTTGGCCGCAAGCGTCGTTGCTACGCTACAGGCTCTCGACGAGCCCAATAGCATTGGATAG
- the hisH gene encoding imidazole glycerol phosphate synthase subunit HisH yields MIAVVDYGAGNLASVVNALERIGASVTVTHDAQTIAKADGVIVPGVGAAADTMHHLTSLGLVPVLCDSIQQGKPYLGICMGLQVLLERSYEGGEHQCLGIVPGVVRQLPREQVIPHMGWNTVKQRQDHPIFAGIPDEADFYFVHSYYVDPVDASWIAGTTDYGVTFPSVLARGMVMGTQFHPEKSGRWGLRLLENFVLIVQRHASPTQLGVRT; encoded by the coding sequence ATGATTGCTGTTGTTGATTACGGTGCAGGCAACCTCGCAAGTGTTGTCAATGCGCTGGAACGCATTGGTGCATCAGTGACGGTAACGCATGATGCGCAAACGATTGCCAAAGCAGACGGGGTCATTGTCCCTGGCGTCGGTGCGGCAGCCGACACAATGCACCATCTGACATCGCTTGGGCTCGTGCCCGTATTGTGTGACAGCATTCAGCAGGGCAAGCCTTACCTTGGGATCTGCATGGGGCTGCAAGTGTTGCTCGAGCGAAGCTATGAGGGTGGCGAGCACCAGTGCCTGGGTATCGTCCCCGGTGTTGTCCGGCAGTTGCCAAGGGAACAAGTGATTCCTCATATGGGATGGAACACAGTTAAGCAACGGCAGGATCACCCGATCTTTGCCGGTATTCCCGATGAAGCCGACTTCTACTTTGTCCATTCGTACTATGTTGATCCTGTCGACGCCTCGTGGATTGCAGGTACCACCGACTATGGCGTCACGTTCCCGAGTGTCCTTGCTCGTGGTATGGTCATGGGGACGCAATTCCATCCTGAGAAGAGTGGACGTTGGGGATTACGCCTGCTTGAAAACTTTGTCTTGATTGTGCAACGGCATGCATCGCCAACGCAGCTTGGGGTACGGACATGA
- the hisA gene encoding 1-(5-phosphoribosyl)-5-[(5-phosphoribosylamino)methylideneamino]imidazole-4-carboxamide isomerase has product MIIIPAIDLRAGRCVRLVQGDFARERVYGDDPVDVARHWAECGAPLLHVVDLDGAIAGRPMQLDLIRAMIACVDCPVQVGGGLRTMADLEAAFAVGVARAILGTAALDQPALLQAALERWGPERILVSVDARNGSVVVRGWLEERAVTALEFVSQLREFGVRHVIYTDTARDGMLSGPDVDGIMALAHTGVQVIASGGIATRQDLERLATIPGVEGAIVGRAIYDGTIVLQSPTDWVIEPQRGTEQEEAEAL; this is encoded by the coding sequence ATGATTATCATTCCAGCCATTGATCTCCGCGCAGGCAGATGCGTGCGCTTAGTCCAGGGGGATTTTGCTCGCGAACGAGTCTATGGCGATGATCCTGTCGACGTGGCTCGGCACTGGGCGGAGTGCGGTGCGCCACTGCTGCATGTTGTCGATCTTGATGGTGCGATTGCTGGTCGCCCTATGCAGTTGGACCTCATTCGCGCGATGATCGCTTGTGTGGATTGCCCTGTTCAGGTTGGCGGCGGTCTGCGAACCATGGCAGACCTCGAAGCTGCGTTTGCTGTCGGGGTCGCACGAGCGATTCTTGGCACGGCTGCACTCGACCAACCAGCGCTGCTTCAAGCAGCACTCGAGCGATGGGGCCCAGAGCGCATTCTCGTTAGCGTTGATGCGCGGAATGGCTCCGTTGTTGTCCGCGGTTGGCTTGAAGAGCGTGCTGTAACTGCGCTGGAATTCGTCAGCCAGCTACGCGAGTTTGGCGTTCGACACGTCATCTATACCGATACTGCCCGAGACGGTATGCTAAGCGGCCCTGATGTTGATGGCATTATGGCTCTTGCTCATACTGGTGTTCAGGTCATCGCCTCCGGCGGGATTGCCACCCGGCAAGATCTTGAGCGTTTGGCCACCATTCCTGGGGTGGAAGGGGCCATTGTCGGCCGAGCCATCTATGATGGCACCATTGTCTTACAGTCTCCGACAGACTGGGTCATCGAACCTCAGCGAGGGACGGAGCAGGAAGAAGCGGAGGCGCTGTGA